The proteins below are encoded in one region of Pseudophryne corroboree isolate aPseCor3 chromosome 8, aPseCor3.hap2, whole genome shotgun sequence:
- the NKPD1 gene encoding NTPase KAP family P-loop domain-containing protein 1: MSRSLSFCLLLAQSLLKLRETSVICVAHVSPVGKETEDDIYCACLSKSLCQVSTPVTVGLYAPFGGRVYMLLDRIIKCMREEATRITEKEEATLGQPSIKPVGWGFLHLLWRLFFYCPVITERHLERKSIQFIFVHFSAWQYAGSDRLWAGLVTTLCEEIRRHFGVLPLSVFNVLGSAPKRNLDSESDDKEWTFKKTFCIILVVTIVLLLIGLLLLVVPINSKTHKGDERVSTVFGSLATVVAGSSIAMTLFKLCKSVLVSQKQKIERLVNSQKFSSQMGFMNEVKKEVQLITQIVQYMEIFQKQKIRVVLQITSLELCAPDKVVGVLDALNTLLSDQKSPFISILVVDPSIIVTCLENASSLKGMADNGYMFLNRTVTLPFSVPALGKKTKLQLLRKAVKRKEDLIDWPCRNDANRGTKTGITESMKLLREELTDDEEQEVYTPFHPGNCIKNTFYSLYSEHEVLHEYIPDSICQMKRIVNAIPVMVHLMILSKIQWNNMFSKSVAAWVVLCNQWPCRLSWILQCLEDEEQQGSKEGFSTCLLWDVFKENSTELFSLKTGLKNLLDLDGDPEIFMKFLSKDFPFTVEESRKLIQCTVNLDSSIKNKMGLLRGINNLQKEWKTTNKTDKEEDKIKKEVTEGNDCKKETEKDGTDCKKDFGKGGSEEISGSCKEPILYRTDVYQETGVIFLAGMQEQEISNMEEGLGQVAAQTKLSLEQNKMKDDLGHSNIVIEVDECSVEVTQAKDKVFKTEKQEIESILENHKKDGDKCLLEIQTKAQSGKLEEIQMKEDTVLC; this comes from the exons AAACCTCAGTAATTTGTGTCGCCCATGTTTCTCCTGTAGGGAAGGAGACAGAAGATGACATCTATTGTGCATGCCTGTCTAAGTCATTATGCCAGGTGTCCACACCAGTTACTGTTGGTTTATATGCCCCATTCGGTGGAAGGGTTTACATGTTACTGGATCGTATAATAA AATGCATGAGAGAAGAAGCAACACGTATCACAGAGAAGGAAGAAGCAACTCTTGGCCAACCTTCAATTAAACCTGTTGGATGGGGCTTCCTACACCTTCTCTGGCGGCTCTTTTTCTATTGTCCTGTCATCACGGAACGACATCTAGAACGCAAAAGCATTCAATTCATATTTGTACACTTTAGCGCTTGGCAGTATGCAGGCAGTGATCGTCTATGGGCAGGCTTGGTTACCACACTCTGTGAAGAAATCAGACGCCACTTTGGAGTTCTTCCACTCAGTGTCTTCAATGTGCTAGGTTCGGCACCCAAGAGAAACCTAGACTCTGAATCAGATGACAAGGAGTGGACCTTTAAGAAGACATTCTGTATCATACTGGTGGTTACTATTGTTTTGCTTCTTATTGGCTTGCTCCTCTTAGTGGTTCCAATTAATTCCAAGACACATAAAGGTGATGAGAGGGTTTCAACTGTCTTTGGAAGCCTGGCTACAGTTGTGGCAGGCTCAAGCATTGCAATGACACTATTTAAGCTGTGCAAGAGTGTCCTCGTAAGCCAAAAACAGAAGATTGAACGACTGGTCAATAGCCAGAAGTTCAGCTCGCAAATGGGCTTCATGAATGAGGTGAAAAAAGAGGTTCAATTGATTACCCAAATTGTCCAATACATGGAGATTTTCCAAAAGCAAAAAATCAGAGTGGTCCTGCAGATCACCAGTCTGGAACTTTGTGCACCAGACAAGGTGGTTGGAGTTCTGGATGCTTTAAATACCTTGTTGTCTGACCAGAAATCTCCATTTATTTCTATACTGGTAGTTGACCCCAGCATTATTGTCACTTGCCTGGAGAATGCAAGCTCGCTTAAAGGTATGGCAGACAACGGCTACATGTTCCTGAACCGTACTGTTACTTTGCCATTCTCTGTGCCAGCTCTtggaaaaaaaactaagctgcaacTTCTAAGAAAAGCTGTAAAAAGGAAAGAAGATCTCATCGACTGGCCCTGCCGGAATGATGCCAACAGAGGCACAAAGACAGGTATTACAGAGTCTATGAAACTGCTGAGAGAAGAGCTAACAGATGATGAAGAACAAGAGGTGTACACACCTTTTCATCCAGGAAACTGCATTAAGAATACATTTTATTCTCTATACAGTGAGCATGAAGTTCTTCATGAATATATTCCTGACAGCATATGTCAGATGAAACGAATTGTCAATGCAATACCAGTTATGGTCCACCTGATGATATTGAGTAAAATACAGTGGAACAACATGTTTTCTAAATCTGTAGCGGCTTGGGTTGTTCTCTGCAATCAGTGGCCCTGCAGATTAAGTTGGATACTTCAATGTCTGGAGGATGAGGAGCAACAAGGCTCCAAAGAAGGGTTCAGCACCTGCCTCCTCTGGGATGTATTTAAGGAGAACAGCACTGAGCTGTTTTCTTTAAAGACAGGGCTGAAGAACCTTTTGGACTTGGATGGAGATCCGGAGATCTTCATGAAGTTCCTTTCTAAAGACTTTCCTTTCACCGTTGAGGAATCCAGAAAACTCATCCAATGCACAGTTAACCTGGATTCTTCCATAAAGAACAAGATGGGACTTCTGCGTGGTATTAACAATCTTCAAAAGGAATGGAAGACAACAAATAAAACTGATAAGGAAGAGGATAAGATTAAAAAGGAGGTAACAGAGGGAAACGATTGTAAGAAAGAGACTGAAAAAGATGGAACAGATTGTAAGAAAGACTTTGGAAAAGGGGGATCTGAGGAAATAAGTGGATCTTGTAAAGAGCCAATCTTGTATAGAACCGATGTTTATCAGGAGACAGGAGTAATATTTTTAGCAGGAATGCAGGAACAAGAGATCAGTAACATGGAAGAAGGTCTTGGACAAGTGGCGGCCCAAACAAAACTGTCTTTAGAACAGAACAAAATGAAAGATGATTTGGGACACAGTAACATTGTGATTGAGGTAGATGAGTGTAGTGTAGAAGTTACGCAGGCCAAGGATAAAGTATTTAAAACTGAAAAACAAGAGATTGAAAGTATTTTAGAGAACCATAAGAAAGATGGAGATAAGTGTTTACTGGAGATCCAAACAAAAGCGCAATCTGGGAAATTAGAGGAGATACAAATGAAAGAAGACACGGTTTTATGCTAA